The following proteins are encoded in a genomic region of Colletotrichum higginsianum IMI 349063 chromosome 9, whole genome shotgun sequence:
- a CDS encoding Regulator of g-protein signaling codes for MPSTTSTTPATSSSHLPLDGFSRVRHLFNPWEEPHPGKRLPLTVAEEASRDSEKVALAGSQHIDGGCNGGMTAKELNPYRNSRPWLVRRPIRVRSRTPAPLKITTEIADDAKLESMPPVQNVVVPSPAMATPAIPAAIPEADGKKPDAEAMAVPAAAAAAAAADVKSSELPLPMSPPIDCQFTDFSNLLGISVQSPPDEEAVPVVQSENGSYCHAAPDEDIYGWDAELERQSQHSSPTLSCPYDQDYQYRRTSMTKRSLLHRVFSMGNAPKDFDSVDIRRASSTSS; via the coding sequence ATGCCATCAACTACATCCACCACCCCAGCAACATCGTCTTCCCACCTCCCGTTGGACGGTTTCTCGCGTGTCCGTCACCTTTTCAACCCTTGGGAGGAGCCCCATCCAGGCAAACGACTACCTCTCACAGTGGCGGAAGAGGCGAGCAGGGACTCTGAGAAGGTTGCGCTCGCTGGTTCACAACACATCGACGGTGGATGTAACGGTGGTATGACCGCAAAGGAACTGAATCCGTACCGCAACAGTCGGCCCTGGCTGGTACGACGCCCGATCCGCGTTCGATCACGAACCCCAGCTCCGCTCAAGATCACGACCGAGATCGCCGACGATGCAAAGCTCGAGTCGATGCCGCCAGTTCAGAATGTCGTGGTACCCTCCCCCGCAATGGCCACTCCTGCCATCCCTGCCGCCATACCGGAGGCGGACGGCAAGAAGCCTGATGCCGAGGCCATGGCTgttccggcggcggcggcggcggcggctgccgCGGATGTCAAGTCAAGCGAGCTGCCACTGCCGATGTCCCCACCGATCGACTGCCAATTCACCGACTTTTCCAACCTACTTGGCATCAGCGTACAGTCTCCGCCGGATGAGGAGGCCGTCCCCGTTGTCCAGAGCGAGAACGGTTCGTACTGCCATGCTGCGCCTGACGAAGACATCTACGGCTGGgatgccgagctcgagcggcAGAGCCAACACAGCAGTCCGACCTTGTCATGCCCGTACGACCAGGACTACCAGTACCGCCGGACTAGCATGACGAAGCGCAGTCTCCTGCATCGCGTTTTCAGCATGGGGAATGCCCCCAAAGACTTTGACAGCGTTGACATACGCCGAGCTAGCAGCACCTCCAGCTAG
- a CDS encoding FAD binding domain-containing protein, which translates to METQPDRQPGTHYDIVIVGAGPVGLMLSTILARWGYKIKHIDNRAEPTPTGRADGIQPRSLDLLRNMGLKSAIMAHKPARVYEVAFWDPPKSGSGIARTGTWASCPDFIDARYPFTTLLHQGHIERVFIDDLSKNGVQIQRPWTITGFTSDETKNPAYPVEVQLEHVDGTARETLRAKYLFGGEGARSFIRNQLQIGIKHKDPISHVWGVMDGVVKTDFPDIKMKCTIHSKHGSIMVIPREANMVRLYIQIASSTDPDFDPRKTATEQEVQESAKRILHPYSIEWERTEWYSVYPIGQGISDRYTLDQRVFLGGDACHTHSPKAGQGMNTAFLDAQNLAWKIHVVESGFAQRDILKTYETERRDVAETLLNFDNKYAKLFSQRPDAASEAQAATEKTALADQVENQFIQTFKESCEFTSGYGVAYKPNTLNWSKTHGAKSPLIHPDGTKLRTGRLFMNADVTRVVDANVVHLEQEIPLNGSFRIFVFAGKPSTTRGALRDFASHLNNKRSFYATYIRDDVNSVSHHEQHNPHSLFFTLCTIFAAKRSTIEISRDVPEVLARYRDHVYADDRWDHRVPGAKAAAHAKLGLDEERGGVVVVRPDGYVGMVAKLVEGSGTVDALNEYFGAFCTKKLGETLAQL; encoded by the exons ATGGAGACGCAGCCTGATCGCCAGCCAGGCACTCATTATGACATCG TCATTGTCGGTGCTGGACCCGTGGGTTTGATGCTGTCGACCATCCTGGCCAGATGGGGATACAAGATCAAGCACATTGACAACCGAGCGGAGCCGACGCCAACCGGAAGAGCCGACGGCATCCAGCCTCGTTCCCTTGATCTGCTTCGCAACATGGGACTCAAGTCGGCCATCATGGCTCACAAGCCAGCTAGGGTCTATGAAGTTGCTTTCTGGGACCCACCGAAATCTGGCAGTGGCATTGCGAGAACCGGAACGTGGGCCAGTTGCCCCGACTTCATTGACGCCAGATATCCCTTCACGACACTTCTGCACCAAGGTCACATTGAGCGAGtcttcatcgacgacctcAGCAAGAACGGTGTTCAGATTCAGCGACCATGGACAATCACGGGGTTTACTTCCGACGAGACAAAGAACCCCGCGTACCCTGTGGAAGTTCAACTAGAGCACGTCGACGGGACAGCCCGCGAGACATTGCGTGCCAAGTATCTTTTTGGTGGCGAAGGTGCCCGCTCATTCATCAGAAATCAGCTGCAGATCGGAATCAAACACAAGGACCCCATCTCTCACGTATGGGGTGTCATGGATGGCGTTGTCAAGACCGACTTCCCTGACATCAAG ATGAAATGCACGATCCACAGCAAGCACGGTTCCATCATGGTTATTCCCCGCGAAGCGAACATGGTCCGCCTATACATCCAAATCGCATCCTCGACCGACCCCGACTTCGACCCGCGGAAGACGGCCACCGAGCAAGAAGTGCAAGAATCGGCCAAGCGTATCCTTCATCCATACTCCATCGAATGGGAAAGGACCGAGTGGTACTCCGTCTACCCCATCGGACAAGGCATTTCTGACCGGTACACGCTGGATCAAAGAGTGtttctcggcggcgatgcctgCCACACTCATAGC CCCAAGGCCGGTCAGGGTATGAACACTGCGTTCTTGGATGCGCAGAACCTGGCTTGGAAGATACATGTTGTGGAGTCGGGATTCGCACAACGCGACATCCTCAAGACCTATGAGACTGAGCGAAGGGATGTAGCCGAGACGCTGCTCAACTTTGACAACAAGTATGCCAAGTTGTTTTCGCAAAGACCCGATGCTGCCAGCGAAGCCCAGGCAGCCAccgagaagacggccttggcggaTCAGGTCGAGAACCAGTTCATCCAGACTTTCAAGGAGTCTTGCGAGTTCACGAGTGGCTACGGCGTGGCATACAAGCCGAACACCCTGAACTGGTCCAAGACACATGGTGCCAAGTCGCCCCTGATCCATCCCGACGGCACCAAGCTTCGCACCGGCCGCCTCTTCATGAATGCTGATGTGACGAGGGTTGTCGATGCCAACGTCGTTCATCTCGAGCAGGAAATCCCGCTGAACGGCTCTTTTCGCATCTTTGTGTTCGCAGGGAAGCCCTCGACCACGCGGGGCGCGCTCAGGGACTTTGCCAGCCACCTCAACAACAAGCGGTCATTCTACGCTACATACATCAGGGATGACGTGAACAGCGTCTCACATCATGAACAGCATAACCCACACAGCTTATTTTTCACATTGTGCACCATTTTCGCGGCCAAGAGAAGCACCATCGAGATTTCCCGCGACGTACCGGAGGTGCTGGCGCGATACCGCGACCATGTTTACGCGGACGACAGATGGGACCACCGCGTCCCAGGTGCCAAGGCGGCAGCGCATGCCAAGTTGGGACTTGATGAAGAGAggggtggtgttgttgtcgtGCGTCCTGACGGCTACGTTGGCATGGTGGCCAAGCTGGTAGAAGGCAGCGGTACGGTTGACGCCTTGAACGAATATTTCGGTGCATTTTGCACTAAGAAGCTTGGAGAGACGCTGGCGCAACTGTGA
- a CDS encoding Regulator of g-protein signaling, whose translation MSRSRPTSGALMPGAVILTPPSLSEILSNTSSPPWTLAAFMAYLSQNHCLETLEFTMDAERYRTAYEQIITNQEWIGDGKEHVCSLWEKLMQAYIIPYAPREVNLPSRVRDRLTAQQCPPTPPPPSELDEAVKIVYELMNDSVLVPFIESVMPGHGDVHMEEDGHDARQGRSRLQVEGAGTRSEEPKRSPKFLPQLTVGRSGATSRSASALGVEREGLTDDSGSAASPGTEPMTPPTTPPTSDWTFSTSPGGLQRALTAHNNGWKKVGAKLGLHRKSRSNRRNNAPSSAPTTDGDVTMAEASHSNPL comes from the coding sequence ATGTCAAGGTCCAGGCCCACCAGCGGGGCCTTGATGCCGGGCGCTGTCATCCTGACGCCTCCCTCACTCTCGGAAATCCTGTCCAACACTTCCTCGCCACCATGGACGCTAGCAGCCTTCATGGCCTATCTTTCTCAGAACCACTGCTTGGAAACGCTCGAGTTCACCATGGATGCCGAGCGGTATCGCACGGCCTACGAGCAGATCATTACTAATCAGGAGTGGATTGGCGACGGCAAAGAGCACGTTTGCTCGCTATGGGAGAAGCTGATGCAGGCATACATCATCCCTTACGCTCCCCGAGAAGTCAACCTGCCTTCCCGTGTACGGGATCGTCTCACCGCCCAGCAGTGCCCTCctacccctccccctccttccgaactggacgaggccgtcaagatCGTTTATGAGCTCATGAACGACTCCGTTCTCGTGCCTTTTATTGAGTCCGTCATGCCTGGTCACGGTGATGTGCACATGGAGGAGGACGGACATGATGCGCGGCAAGGACGCTCTCGCCTCCAGGTAGAGGGCGCCGGGACCAGGTCAGAAGAACCCAAGAGATCTCCCAAGTTTCTTCCTCAGCTGACTGTTGGTCGCAGTGGAGCCACCAGTCGATCGGCCTCTGCATTGGGCGTGGAGCGCGAAGGACTGACGGATGACAGCGGCAGTGCCGCCTCGCCCGGCACAGAGCCCATGACGCCTCCTACCACGCCGCCCACGTCGGACTGGACATTCAGTACCTCGCCCGGCGGCCTCCAACGGGCCTTGACGGCCCACAACAACGGCTGGAAGAAGGTTGGCGCAAAGCTGGGACTGCATCGCAAGTCGCGATCTAACCGCCGCAACAACGCACCTTCTTCGGCGCCCACCACGGACGGAGACGTCACCATGGCGGAAGCCAGCCACAGCAACCCATTATAG
- a CDS encoding Mhyt domain signaling gives MSAATMEALFDRYHGHVVPRAFNGGFITLSFAVSLIGAASTLELLNRRTSPKGKFNHLLLVSSAVTMGGIAIWCMVSRVSLQTRLLYSLTRPVFLSQHFIGNRAIDLGNGEPELQIAYSSGFTALSFFVPIAVLLAAFVAVGINNTVSWWRVCIGGVLAGAAICGMHYLGNNSIDNYICIYNPINVVGAALIAVAASIVALALFFVFRAAWTTSWWKRAACSVVLAGAVSGMHWCAATGTEYELVRLNTGSNELSRNTTVIVVICLSIGACFVMGGTAIYTARIMRRYASKAQQVVIAAAVFDKHNRILVNPDGLIPTEKITDTFLEKNASDTFSIAHPLFLWMFQASRNWSGISTLVGGMSNHLAHLPRRGRDRDSRAGIQLINEHGELIENYDVIFRELFCVAAAGLAEKMKEHLTSVGLLWDEILPTGASGERPGHGSSSQQDSPAVRPDGTTRKVEASSTTADLAEKGIGRRKNHEFGRGALMFLVRRVQTDRETERLEAAGYRFAELRQVSNIIVSSMQIKSADFESKLHNMAAYANENNQLEPGVHMGFFGIRARVGSYGFDVAVRKGARHLLPSVQMPIDRIEQWHLDFLRQLDRLTALGMSRRIASLSNVGTREAHFAAQLTDSLDALRTWIDDPILNEAILTSTVVTLPANHAPGDAAPPQPTSLIAFRLVIPIHVNVTSSKCEFIPLNFFKVHQLVGRHASRNLAFTQSVHRELAPVLQSVPPLEKPTPAKHSDKQSRLSSRIHRFGKLSPSHPVDSEGNPIPTVLGRASSATNSNESSSTLKLWSGRRDSDALSPGTSSFEAAPPAYTNHEAGNQSTPFGGIMVSEEIRVEVSNADDVAHPVAHEATISHRRTPTMMTRRASDSTGNMVGEQAGTATEEGRSNGGGGGGGGGIEMRTLQVAEVRTKVHTGGATQTSNVEAERENEAPTFVDELFAIAIENR, from the exons ATGTCCGCCGCAACAATGGAAGCACTGTTCGACAGGTATCATGGGCATGTGGTCCCAAGAGCCTTCAATGGCGGCTTCATCACGCTCAGCTTCGCCGTCAGTCTGATCGGCGCAGCATCCACCCTCGAGCTGCTGAACAGGCGAACTTCGCCCAAAGGCAAATTCAACCA TCTCCTCCTAGTCAGTTCCGCCGTCACGATGGGCGGCATCGCAATTTGGTGCATGGTGAGTCGGGTTTCCCTGCAGACCCGCTTGTTGTATTCGCTGACACGTCccgtctttctctctcagcATTTCATCGGTAATCGAGCCATCGACTTGGGCAATGGAGAACCCGAGCTGCAGATTGCGTATTCGAGCGGCTTCACGGCCTTATCCTTCTTCGTCCCCATCGCCGTGCTCCTCGCCGCATTCGTCGCCGTCGGTATCAACAACACCGTGTCCTGGTGGCGGGTTTGTATTGGAGGCGTCCTGGCCGGTGCCGCTATCTGCGGGATGCATTATCTCGGCAACAACTCCATCGACAACTACATCTGCATCTACAACCCGATCAACGTCGTTGGCGCAGCCCTcatcgccgttgccgccagcatcgtcgccctcgccctcttcttcgtcttccggGCGGCGTGGACTACGTCCTGGTGGAAGCGCGCCGCGTGCTCCGTCGTCTTGGCCGGTGCGGTCTCGGGTATGCATTGGTGCGCTGCCACCGGCACAGAGTACGAGCTTGTACGTCTCAACACCGGGAGCAACGAGCTGTCCCGTAACACCACCGTCATTGTCGTTATTTGCCTG TCGATTGGCGCTTGTTTCGTCATGGGCGGAACGGCCATTTACACCGCCCGCATCATGAGACGCTATGCCAGCAAGGCCCAGCAGGTGGTtatcgcggcggcggtgttcGACAAGCACAACCGTATCCTTGTCAACCCGGACGGTCTGATCCCGACGGAGAAGATCACCGACACGTTCCTCGAGAAGAATGCCAGCGACACCTTTAGCATTGCCCATCCCCTCTTTCTGTGGATGTTCCAGGCGTCGCGGAACTGGTCGGGCATCTCgacgctcgtcggcggcatgtCGAACCACCTGGCCCACCTCCCGAGGCGTGGTCGCGACCGTGATTCCCGCGCCGGCATTCAGCTCATCAATGAGCACGGCGAGCTCATCGAGAACTACGACGTCATCTTCCGCGAGCTCTtctgcgtcgccgccgccggcctagccgagaagatgaaggagcATCTGACATCTGTTGGATTGCTCTGGGACGAGATCCTGCCCACCGGTGCCAGCGGAGAACGGCCCGGGCACGGATCGAGCAGCCAACAAGATAGCCCTGCCGTGAGGCCCGACGGGACAACGAGAAAGGTTGAGGCATCCAGCACCACGGCCGATCTCGCGGAGAAGGGCATCGGTCGTCGGAAGAATCACGAGTTCGGCCGTGGGGCTCTCATGTTCCTGGTCCGACGAGTGCAGACGGACCGTGAGACCGAGAGGCTAGAGGCGGCCGGCTACCGTTTCGCAGAGCTCCGCCAGGTCAGCAACATCATCGTGTCCAGCATGCAGATCAAGTCGGCCGACTTCGAGTCCAAGCTACACAACATGGCCGCGTACGCCAACGAAAACAACCAGCTCGAGCCCGGGGTGCACATGGGATTCTTTGGCATCCGCGCCCGTGTTGGCAGCTACGGgttcgacgtcgccgtccgcAAGGGCGCCCGGCACCTGCTGCCCAGCGTGCAGATGCCTATTGACCGCATCGAGCAGTGGCATCTGGATTTCCTCCGACAGCTCGACCGACTGACGGCCCTCGGCATGAGCAGAAGGATTGCCTCCCTGAGCAACGTGGGCACAAGAGAGGCGCACTTCGCGGCTCAGTTGACAGACAGCCTCGACGCATTGCGGACCTGGATCGATGACCCCATTCTCAACGAAGCCATCCTCACCAGCACCGTTGTCACGCTACCGGCGAACCATGCCCCTGGCGATGCGGCGCCGCCTCAGCCGACAAGCCTGATTGCTTTCCGCTTGGTTATCCCGATCCACGTCAACGTCACCAGTTCCAAGTGCGAGTTCATCCCATTGAACTTCTTCAAGGTTCATCAGCTCGTCGGCCGCCACGCGTCGCGGAATCTTGCCTTTACGCAGTCGGTGCACCGCGAGCTGGCGCCGGTCCTCCAGTCCGTTCCTCCTCTCGAGAAGCCGACGCCGGCAAAACACAGTGACAAACAATCGCGCCTGTCATCACGTATTCATAGGTTTGGTAAACTGAGCCCGTCGCACCCGGTTGACTCGGAAGGGAACCCGATCCCCACAGTCCTCGGACGCGCTTCGTCGGCGACAAACTCAAACGAATCAAGCTCAACTCTCAAGCTCTGGTCGGGACGTCGCGATAGCGACGCCCTCTCGCCGGGAACTTCGAGCTTTGAAGCAGCTCCTCCGGCGTACACAAACCACGAGGCGGGTAACCAGTCAACGCCCTTTGGTGGCATCATGGTGTCGGAGGAGATCCGAGTCGAGGTCTCCAACGCCGACGATGTTGCGCACCCGGTGGCTCACGAAGCGACGATATCGCATCGgcggacgccgacgatgatgaccAGACGAGCAAGCGACAGCACCGGAAACATGGTCGGTGAGCAGGcggggacggcgacggaAGAGGGGCGTagcaacggcggcggtggcggcggcggcggcggcatcgagatGCGGACGCTGCAGGTGGCCGAGGTAAGAACCAAAGTTCATACCGGCGGAGCGACTCAGACGTCGAACGTGGAggcggagagagagaatgaggCGCCGACGTTCGTGGACGAGCTGTTTGCAATTGCCATTGAGAACCGGTAA
- a CDS encoding Glycerol-3-phosphate dehydrogenase, translating into MGSARDRQTPPPHEIRIRAKFIINCTGPFTDSLRKMDDHNCKTIVAPVSRVYAILPGQHGPRRPLHVRRPRHLLPTVAGQNHRWHHQRARVHHAESAARRKVDWMDPKLVRNHLVDVSASGPLTCADSQLTTYPELRRPRLVRRHSLPAHRQARRAPLLRGPDLARGSAQGHGHRDQGAEMTGTGDGKISSGEKMRCRGDAAVSHPLLLHASVC; encoded by the coding sequence ATGGGGTCTGCCAGAGACCGCCAGACGCCTCCGCCGCATGAAATCCGCATCAGGGCCAAATTCATCATCAACTGCACGGGGCCCTTCACCGACTCGCTCCGTAAGATGGATGACCATAACTGCAAGACCATCGTCGCCCCAGTCTCGAGAGTCTACGCCATCCTGCCCGGCCAACatgggcctcgtcgacccctCCACGTCCGGCGGCCGCGTCACCTTCTTCCCACCGTGGCAGGACAAAACCATCGCTGGCACCACCAACGAGCCCGCGTCCATCACGCCGAATCCGCTGCCCGACGAAAAGTCGATTGGATGGATCCCAAGCTCGTCCGCAACCACCTCGTTGACGTCTCCGCTTCGGGCCCCCTGACCTGCGCTGACAGCCAATTGACGACTTACCCAGAACTACGGCGACCGCGCCTGGTCCGTCGCCATTCTCTGCCGGCCCACAGACAAGCGCGGCGAGCGCCCCTCCTTCGAGGCCCAGACCTTGCTCGAGGCTCTGCCCAAGGTCATGGACATCGTGACCAGGGAGCTGAAATGACGGGAACAGGCGATGGCAAGATCTCAAGTGGCGAGAAAATGAGGTGCCGCGGCGATGCTGCAGTGAgccatcctcttcttcttcatgcGTCCGTATGCTAA
- a CDS encoding Ulp1 protease family protein, translated as MASEQLKHQGRPPPRQKSKIRYLSSFEELIASRKPRPNSPAPAKLTTFRYSWEPHPTSPSLIVNPGLDRRDPLAGIVAPRQLTTYLSRHYHLQFGQQRAGRKSEPSPNPNPRPILNQEQLRIDRHNHRLRRKPRPTSGQIEDTTRAFPERPSRLIFEPHLDRVRPAPQLPKTDYSLVRHLPGNKSSFEDPFVGKPSTTNSIGVCVPPFPRSQQAEYLRRATTSHLPATKAACVGKTLRHLPDLGTLLFASNNTKTRGTRELKRFTPQRHARKDLIDPTSPISVEEVANTTPRVGNTFLSSTDPFTNLHTLRAPPGAFPISPEQPKRPILVRVADSSRTRDCILEGAHCDITTFQSAGHKSLSSDQGSLRSSPLGLAQSLPVSNPSRKRRAEDSELDLIVANAADQSQPEQEPLSYISSPASVASDEGIRRQGRATWLINIMTSVRGAVTKVSSSIAGYVYPRNYDVVERHLRDPQTGNVTTKRMRLELFDDSVDESMTAGQSQSVHSETSKTNLVWVDESTRVAHWHQVAPLVRTFRNISRRLEKGLSGPRDGSSAFRMNDDALSQRICTLGAYIDVFQQTAFVLESIYSHTFLGRLKSTFKFPQSTMDYNMSADEFLAITAAKEFVDNFPDECAHVLTESGVPQRVLKGIGADLDALVSRKPMPNLVQRAGLVGKVMSFFRGRDSFGIDASDDPVSRIDVEMPGTFPDTLAKSESVEEAVEPRDAPEYRPATKTGYVPPVRTTDAYTFVREHLAEIAAKRRTAYKEVPPGMTPEDLLPGLNQASILKKDSPSPVILKRLQKARGLKRVQFSPSIKPLTPSSTKSAGLFKKLFRSPIMIGSPLRRVTESSSLSDTQTDGSPDNCSSNGPEQHVGAEPETDNTSEHSDGEALAARCKPRLVQHLNKSLNGLEAKGFFVKNNPREPSPCPPSPPTLAGLNISDDKEEELEDLSLHLQLLFDVDKARRREEEERKARENEAEKLRKTGGLRAPRKRLVTSLSAEWSQKVSALLQASSSKTLAITAESIELKKHDFAKVIPQTEWLNDEIVNGSLQWLDRYVNAAAGAADVKSPNRICLAMGSFFYKRLEDNGVQNTERALRRYGVTKANFLKLETILMPICKNNHWTLLVVRPQKRTVSHMDSFNPKGSVAHTNRALSWVEAFLGSDYKPSEWRSVCHEAPQQTNGYDCGVFTITNGMCLALGLNAIDAYSGDDLPLQRLRLAGMLLNRGFSGEFDLAGL; from the exons ATGGCGTCAGAGCAGCTGAAGCACCAGGGCCGACCTCCTCCCCGACAAAAGAGCAAGATCCGCTATCTTAGTTCTTTTGAGGAGCTCATTGCGAGCCGCAAACCACGACCCAACTCCCCCGCGCCCGCGAAACTGACGACATTCAGATACAGCTGGGAACCCCATCCGACCAGTCCCAGCCTTATCGTCAACCCAGGTCTCGACCGACGCGACCCCCTCGCCGGAATTGTTGCACCTCGTCAATTGACTACCTACCTCAGTCGTCACTACCATTTGCAGTTTGGTCAACAACGGGCCGGACGGAAATCCGAACCCAGCCCCAACCCCAACCCGCGACCTATCTTGAATCAGGAGCAACTTCGGATCGATCGCCACAATCACCGGCTCAGACGAAAGCCCCGCCCTACTTCAGGACAGATCGAGGATACCACTCGCGCATTTCCCGAGCGACCGAGTAGACTAATATTCGAACCCCATCTAGATAGGGTAAGGCCAGCCCCCCAGCTGCCGAAGACCGATTACAGCCTTGTTCGCCATCTTCCCGGGAACAAGTCATCGTTCGAAGACCCTTTCGTTGGCAAGCCTTCGACCACGAATAGCATCGGCGTCTGTGTCCCTCCTTTCCCAAGATCTCAGCAAGCCGAATACCTCAGACGCGCGACTACCTCGCACCTACCCGCAACGAAGGCCGCTTGTGTCGGCAAGACCCTACGGCACCTGCCTGATCTGGGCACCTTACTCTTCGCGTCTAACAATACCAAGACGAGAGGAACACGTGAGCTGAAGAGATTTACACCTCAGCGGCACGCGAGAAAGGACTTGATTGACCCAACAAGCCCAATCAGTGTTGAGGAGGTGGCAAATACCACACCTCGTGTCGGAAACACTTTCCTCAGCTCTACCGATCCCTTCACCAATCTTCATACTCTGCGGGCGCCGCCCGGAGCCTTTCCGATCTCTCCTGAGCAGCCCAAGCGGCCGATCCTTGTCCGAGTGGCGGATAGCTCGAGAACGCGGGATTGTATTCTTGAAGGAGCGCATTGCGATATCACCACTTTCCAGTCTGCGGGACACAAGTCACTGTCCTCTGATCAAGGCTCCCTTCGCTCCAGCCCGTTAGGTCTCGCCCAAAGCTTACCTGTTTCCAACCCATCCCGCAAGCGGCGGGCCGAAGACTCGGAGCTGGACCTGATCGTAGCGAATGCGGCCGATCAGAGTCAGCCTGAGCAGGAGCCACTCAGCTACATCTCGAGTCCTGCAAGTGTGGCTTCAGACGAAGGAATT AGACGTCAGGGCCGTGCGACTTGGCTCATCAATATCATGACCTCAGTCCGAGGCGCTGTTACAAAGGTCTCCAGTAGCATTGCTGGCTATG TGTACCCTCGCAACTACGACGTTGTTGAGCGCCACTTGCGCGATCCTCAAACCGGCAATGTTACCACGAAGCGCATGAGATTGGAACTTTTCGACGACTCTGTTGATGAAAGCATGACTGCAGGACAGTCTCAATCTGTCCACTCGGAGACATCCAAAACCAATCTTGTTTGGGTCGACGAATCAACAAGAGTCGCCCATTGGCATCAAGTGGCTCCACTTGTTCGAACATTTCGAAACATCAGCCGCCGGCTTGAAAAGGGGCTATCGGGCCCCAGAGACGGTTCTTCTGCCTTCCGAATGAACGACGATGCCCTCTCGCAGCGCATATGCACCCTCGGTGCCTACATCGATGTTTTTCAGCAGACAGCGTTCGTCCTCGAAAGCATTTATTCTCACACTTTCCTTGGGAGACTGAAGAGTACCTTTAAATTTCCTCAGTCGACAATGGACTACAACATGAGCGCGGACGAGTTTCTTGCTATTACGGCGGCAAAAGAATTTGTGGATAACTTCCCCGACGAATGCGCTCATGTTCTGACCGAGTCTGGTGTCCCGCAGCGGGTTCTCAAGGGCATTGGAGCCGACCTGGACGCCCTCGTAAGTCGAAAGCCGATGCCCAATCTTGTTCAGCGAGCCGGGTTAGTCGGCAAAGTCATGAGTTTCTTCCGGGGGCGCGACAGCTTTGGCATCGACGCATCTGACGATCCTGTCTCGAGGATCGACGTTGAGATGCCCGGAACCTTCCCCGACACGTTGGCGAAAAGCGAGTCAGTGGAGGAAGCCGTCGAACCGAGAGACGCACCCGAATACCGACCGGCCACGAAGACCGGCTACGTCCCTCCTGTCAGAACCACTGATGCTTATACCTTCGTTCGGGAGCATCTGGCCGAGATTGCGGCAAAGCGACGGACTGCTTACAAGGAGGTGCCCCCTGGTATGACGCCAGAAGACCTGCTCCCTGGACTGAACCAGGCGTCTATCCtcaagaaggacagtccatCTCCCGTTATATTGAAACGACTCCAGAAGGCGCGGGGTCTGAAGAGGGTGCAATTTTCGCCATCGATAAAGCCGttgacgccctcgtcaaCCAAATCAGCCGGCTTGTTCAAGAAGCTCTTCCGTTCGCCCATCATGATCGGCTCGCCGCTTCGGCGCGTCACCGAGAGCAGCTCCTTGAGCGACACACAGACCGATGGCTCACCCGATAATTGCAGCTCCAATGGACCAGAACAGCACGTGGGTGCCGAGCCAGAGACCGACAACACGTCGGAGCATAGCGATGGAGAGGCTCTTGCGGCTAGATGCAAGCCCCGCCTTGTACAGCATCTGAACAAATCTCTGAACGGCCTCGAAGCCAAGGGCTTTTTCGTAAAGAATAACCCCCGTGAACCGTCACCTTGCCCCCCAAGCCCTCCAACCCTGGCAGGTCTGAACATCTCGGACGACAAAGaagaggagctcgaggaccttTCCCTCCACCTACAGTTATTGTTTGACGTCGACAAGGCACGTcgaagagaggaggaggaaagaaagGCCAGAGAAAatgaggccgagaagctgcgCAAGACCGGCGGGCTTCGCGCTCCTCGAAAACGTTTGGTCACTTCATTGTCGGCAGAATGGTCTCAGAAGGTGTCGGCTTTGTTGCAAGCCAGCTCTTCCAAGACACTCGCCATCACGGCTGAGAGCATTGAGCTCAAGAAACATGACTTCGCCAAGGTGATTCCACAGACAGAATGGCTCAACGACGAGATTGTCAACGGCTCGCTGCAGTGGCTCGATCGCTATGTCAACGCAGCCGCAGGCGCTGCAGACGTAAAATCACCAAACCGGATTTGCCTGGCGATGGGTTCGTTCTTTTACAAAAGATTGGAGGACAACGGCGTGCAAAACACTGAACGAGCACTTCGCCGATATGGAGTTACGAAGGCAAACTTTCTGAAGCTTGAGACGATTCTCATGCCCATCTGCAAGAACAACCACTGGACGTTACTCGTTGTTCGGCCCCAGAAGCGAACGGTATCGCACATGGACTCCTTCAACCCGAAAGGCTCGGTCGCCCATACCAACAGAGCCTTGTCTTGGGTCGAAGCCTTCTTGGGAAGCGACTACAAACCAAGCGAGTGGAGGTCGGTCTGTCACGAAGCTCCGCAGCAGACGAATGGCTACGACTGCGGTGTCTTCACCATCACGAACGGAATGTGTCTGGCTCTCGGCCTCAATGCCATTGACGCTTATTCTGGCGACGATCTGCCACTGCAGCGTCTCCGACTCGCCGGGATGCTGCTGAACAGGGGCTTCAGCGGCGAATTTGATCTTGCTGGCCTCTGA